The Calliphora vicina chromosome 3, idCalVici1.1, whole genome shotgun sequence genome contains a region encoding:
- the LOC135955041 gene encoding CUE domain-containing protein 1, translated as MASTMQLEFSQAMSDFKTMFPDMDRDVIEAVLRANQGAVDATIDQLLQMSTDNQNEKLRNELDGNVSPQKSLINLSDNLVTEIKAKQQPATAQLIDVSDELDGVKAAAKSGEKSVPMASVLLNLNTSSPNHSTGASPKVRPPQLQNKTATPSSSTPKRNARLHHNTNKRWNPPMLLPLPAGFLRLNPVNTGSNTIALPYDPNRDFDLPDEQFAMMLQNEEFMNQLRWNQEFMNALEKEQTGKGKSGEGDADFKERLKHMGKVSRKKFLQMARVFTWQRNKKTTTAKQIDSLPLKEEPSDDEDHHHPHTKSANTEQSHTQSQQRK; from the exons ATGGCCTCGACAATGcaattggaattttcccaaGCCATGTCGGATTTTAAAACCATGTTTCCCGATATGGATCGAGATGTTATAGAGGCCGTTTTAAGGGCCAATCAAGGGGCAGTGGATGCCACCATTGATCAACTGTTGCAAATGTCCACAGATAATCAG AATGAAAAACTACGCAATGAATTGGATGGCAATGTCTCACCCCAAAAGAGTCTGATTAATTTGAGCGACAACTTGGTAACAGAAATAAAAGCCAAACAACAGCCTGCTACTGCTCAGCTTATTGATGTGTCCGATGAACTGGATGGTGTTAAAGCAGCAGCAAAAAGTGGAGAAAAATCTGTGCCCATGGCTTCGGTGCTGCTAAATCTCAACACAAGTTCTCCCAATCACAGTACCGGAGCTTCTCCTAAAGTCAGACCACCTcaactacaaaataaaacagCTACACCCAGCTCTAGCACCCCCAAACGAAATGCACGCTTACATCATAACACAAACAAACGTTGGAATCCACCCATGCTGCTACCCTTACCCGCGGGATTTCTACGTCTAAATCCTGTTAATACCGGCAGCAATACCATTGCTTTGCCCTATGATCCGAATCGAGATTTTGATTTGCCCGACGAACAGTTCGCCATGATGCTGCAGAACGAAGAGTTTATGAATCAATTGCGCTGGAACCAGGAGTTCATGAATGCTTTGGAGAAGGAGCAAACGGGCAAGGGTAAAAGTGGCGAGGGTGATGCCGACTTTAAGGAACGTCTCAAACATATGGGCAAGGTATCACGCAAAAAATTCTTACAAATGGCCCGAGTATTCACCTGGCAGCGTAACAAAAAGACCACAACAGCTAAACAAATCGATTCTTTGCCTCTTAAAGAAGAACCCAGTGATGACGAGGACCATCATCATCCACATACTAAAAGCGCTAATACGGAACAATCGCATACACAAAGTCAGCAACGCAAGTAA